Genomic window (Alteromonas pelagimontana):
TTGTTAGCCAGTGCAGCGGATACCACAGCCTCTTCGTTTAACGCGGTAATAATTCCCCCATGCAATGATTCGGTTTCTTCATTTTCAGGATTGATGACCCGATGTTTTAAATGCGCTAACGTTTTTGCCATTCGGTTGCTGGTGATCTCGTCAGGATTACCGACACGAAAGCGTACCTCCTTATTCGCTCCCAGCAATGCGGCAAACCATTTATCTATCGCAGTCATACAAGAGGCGGAATTGTCGGAATTCTCTCGTTCCGTTGCCGGAAAGGTAAGAGACCGGCGCTGGAAGCAGCGTAATTCGTGATCTTTTTCCCATACCCGACCATTCTGCTCATGATTGGTTAAGGTCTTTACACTTTTAAATAACATGTCAGGCGCAACGTGTAATTTGCGCGTAGCCTGATGAAAAGCTGCTCTGGCATCGCTGTCATCCCGCAAACTGCTACCTAAAGGTAAGCTATGCGCAGCGTTTTCCCCGGCCGCTGGCATACCGTACCCTTTGGCTACCTCTGCAATGGCATAAGGAATTCTCACGGGATACGCGCTACCGCCTTTTTTTACGTCTTCGCTACGCTGCTTTAGATTTTTAACCATGGTTAAAATGGCAAGGGCGAAGGCAGCAGGATCGCTGCCGTCAATGATGAAAGGATCAAAGCCTTTTAAAGCGAGATGCTGTTTAAAAGATTCAGCACCGCCTTTTTGTTCCATTAGGCTGCGTTGGTCAATTCTGCGGCCGTTGGCAATCATAATCGGCATGACTAAACCGGTATCCCATGCTCGCCACCAATGCGACGCCCAATCGCTTCCTCGTTGTTCTTCAAAGGCACCATCACTCATAAAAGTGACAAGTTCTTGTCCGGGTAACGGCATATGAACGTACTGGAGCTCGGTGAAACCCAGGTAGCCGCCTTCAACTATGCCTCCTGCAGTGTGAACATTGACATGGCTGCCCACGCGGGATACTTGCTTGCCATCTGAACCCAGTTCGTAGCGATAAAAATCATAACAAAGCTGGCTTAACCCTTCTTCATCAGGTGAGTACAGCTGCGCTTTCTCATCGTATTGATTCCCCGTAATGGCATTCACCGCTTCGATGGCAGCCACACAGTGTCCCTGTCCCATCAGCCATGAGCGGGTTTTGCCTGAAAGCGCATTTGCCAGCATATAGCCTGTATATGCGGGCGCCATGTTTAGCGAGCCGCCGGTGTGCCCCTGCGCTTTTTGTTTAAATTCGTTTGAGGTTAAGGGTTCGCCATCTAGCTTTACTTTGTTGGCGTAGGTCATATGCGCAATAAGCCACATACTAGCGCTACACACATGATCTGCAGCTTTCAATAAGGCTAAAGCATCTATAGCGTTGGTCCGGCCTTGATCGGAGCTGGCTTGAACTAAAGTCTCTATATAATCATTAACCGCACTGACAGTCTCTGCCTTATGGGTTATAACGCCGTAACCCTTCGCCCAGTCATCAAAGCTACGCTGAACCTGCTTATTTTGAGAGACATTCATAGTAAAACCTTTTCCTTATAAGTTTTAAACTGGCTATGCATTTCGTTGCACTCCTGGTTTGGGGAAATCCAAATGTCAGTTGACGAGTTTTCGCTATGAATGGCGCACAATTCGTTTTCGGCATCATTATTTTCGCTTGAGACTACAACGCCTAATCCAGCTATTGGCTGCAAACAGGCTTCACGAAGCGCTGGCTGATTTTCCGCAAGTCCTCCGCCGAATCCAATAGCATCAACGCCACCCATAACCGCCATGAGCGAGCCTATCGCCTGTGTCAGCCGATAGGAAAAAACAGCGATAGCAAATTTGGCAGCAGGCTCTTCACTTATCTTTAAATCGCGATAATCTCCAGACACGCCACTTAACCCCAGCAGGCCTGCCTCGTGATTAAAAAGCTTATTTAGTTGCGCAACGGAATAATGTTCACGTTCAATTAAGTGCAATACAATATTGGGGTCTACACCTCCGCTACGGGTTGTCATGGGAACGCCATCGGTTGGGGTAAAGCCCATTGTGGTATCCAAAACCTTGCCGTCTTGCCATGCGGTAAGGGAACTTCCGCCGCCCAACTGAATAGTGATCACCCGCGAATATTGTTTTTGCTCCTGGAGCAAACGCCATTGTGATTGGTGCGCCAAACCGTGAAAGCCATACTTTTTGATAGGCCAGCCTGAGGATAATTTTCCAGGCAGGGGATAGTGGCGGGCGTGTTCAGGCAGATCGCTGTAAAGTGCTGAATCGGAAAATACGAATTGCTGAGCATCAGGCCACCGGGCTTTTCCCTTTTCAATTAACGCCAGAGCAATGCCGTTATGCAGAGGGGCCAGGGGTTGCCAGTGTTTAATTAACGCGAGGATTTCATCATTTACCCTAAGCGGGTTTTGTTCAACGTCTCCCATATGAACCACGCGATGCAAAATGTAATCACAGGGGGTGGAATGAGTAAGAAACGCTGTAAAATCATCTAGTAGCTTGTGCTGCTCTCCTTCCGTTGTTGTGCTGTCTTTGAGTTGACCATCTTCCCAAAGTTGCATCTCAAGAGAGCCGCTGCCGGCGTTGCACACTAAAATGCTTTCATCTGACTTTCCGCTGTTTTGGTATTGCATGGCTGTCCTCTACAATCTTAGCTGAACGTACGCTTGCCACGAGCTTCGCCCATAGCATCTTTAGGGAAGCACGATTTAAACCACTTGCCCAAGGAAGAGGAATTGCTTCGAGATAAGCAGGAAAACAACGTTGGCCAGTTGAATAAAATCGACAAATCGGCGCAGACTTGAAAGGGCATAGTACGATTGGCAACTCACCTCGCCTGGACTTCCCATTCCTGCGTTGCATCCGTTTGAGATGCCCACCCTTGCCGATAACAACGGAGCGCGGCCAGCAGGGCGCGGCTTTTTCAGCTTTTGAGCTGCGCCAATTGCGTTCGATTTAGCGCCACTAGACCTTCACGAAATTAGCTTGTCAAAAGTTGAAAAATTCTCGCGCTGAGTGAGCACAATCAAAGTGGATTAGCATTAGATAAAGCCTGCTGCAATGAATGAGTTTGAAAAGCCTACAAGAGAACAGACAAATTTACTTTATTTTGCCGTATAACTCATGACGGTAAATAGAGGGTTCCGGGCTTGCAATACCTGGCAATGCCATGTCTATGGAAATGTGTTCGAGCGGAACGTACCTACATGCTTTGTCTCATGATTAAAAGAGATGTAAGGCCCTTGTTCTTAAGCATGGGGATCATCATCAGGCAATTGTTTCGACAGATGAATTGTCTTGGCAGTCCCAACCTTGCGAGATCGCAGCTTGATATTCAGCATCTCAACCAAAAAGGAAAACGCCATAGCGAAGTAGATGTAACCTTTTGGTATGTGGACATCAAAGCCTTCAGCAATAAGTGTAAAGCCAACCAATATCAGAAACGACAGCGCCAACATTTTAATGGTGGGATTGGCGTCAACGAAATCTCCGATTGGCTTTGCGGCTACTAACATTACACCTACCGATGCAACGATTGCGATGACCATTATGCTTAGATGTTCAACCAGTCCCACTGCTGTGATGACTGAATCCAGTGAGAAAACGATATCGAGAACCGCAATTTGAACGAGCACAGAAATAAAACCTGCAGCTGCCACCTCTGTTGTGGAAGCGTTTTCCACCTCGAAACTTCCGTGAATTTCGTGCGTGGATTTGGCGAGAAGAAAAAGCCCACCGAGAACTAATATGATATCTCGGCCTGATATTTCGTGGTTCAGCACCGAGAAAAACGGGTCCACCAGACCCATCACCCAGGCCAGACTGAATAAAAGAAGTAATCGGGTCAGCATTGCTAGTGCTATTCCCAGTTTCCGAGCTTTTTCGCGCTGGCGGGGCGGTAATCTCCCTACAAGGATCGATATGAATATTATGTTATCTATTCCAAGAACAATTTCCAAAGCCATTAAGGTTGCTAATGCTATCCACGCTTCTGGGCTAACCAGCCATTCAAACATTTTTTCTGTTCTCTACTTTGGTGGGAATTTGATGGTTTTGGATTACAGTCAAATAAAGCCCTAACGAAGTGGTACTTATGTCCTTAGCTAATTATGTACTCAGTAAGCTGGATTCGGGATTAACCGCGCCTATCACTGACGCCATTTTTCGCTTCCCATGTGTTGCCAGCTATGACGTAAATTAACATTCCCTTACAACGTCAGCATAGTCATCATTGAGCTTGTTTATCGTTACAGACTAACGGATTCGCGAAGAGAAAGTTTTTAAGTGCCCCACGTTGCGTTTCCGCGGAAATAGAACGCCCTGGAGCAGTTGCCGCAGCTTATAAGCTGAAAAATTCTCGCGCTGAGTGAGCACACGTCAAGGTGAAACAGTATACACTTAGCAAAAGCGCGTTGTTTTCACCTTACTTACCATGGTTTTCCACTTTTTTCACAGGCTTGCACGGGCTGCCGATGGCGATCATTCCGGCTTCAATACTTTTAGTAACCACACTTCCTGCGCCAATAACGCAACCATCGCCAATCGTTACGCCGGGTAAAATGGTGACGTTACCCCCAATCCATACATCGTTTCCAATTGTAATAGGTTCTGCAAAGCCAATGTGTTCAGCCCGCTCTTGCGGCTCCAGGGGATGATGGGCGGTATAAAAAGAAACGTTAGGGCCAATAAAAACTCTGTCGCCTATAGTGACGTCACAGCAATCGAGCACGGTCCAGTTGAAGTTAATAAAGATGTGGCTACCCATCTTTATATTCACGCCGTAATCAATCCGAATTGGCTTTTCAACATGAATGTCTTCGCCCATTTCGCCAAAGAGTTGCTTTAGTAGCTGGGTTCTGGCTTCCACATCCCGCGGGCCAAGCGCATTAATTTTGTCGGTCAAGTCGCGGGCTTTATACCGAATCTCAACTAAATTCGGGTCGTTGATCCAGTACTTTTCTCCAGCTACCATTTTATCAAATGCGTTCAAGGTTCTACCTCCATTAAATTTCCGGCTCCACATTCACCTTTGCGCAACGCTTCTATGAGATGGCGCAAATGGAGTAACAGTTGTTACTTTTGAAGGTTAACAGCAGAGGAACGTTTAGGCTTTGAAAATTTTTGCCTAACGTAATACTTGCGCAGCGGCTTTAGGCCGCAGCGCAAGACGCGATTTATACAGTAAACCTGTTGGTGAGAACCCGTAAATTTTCTGCCAGCCGCGCAAGTTCAGAACTTGACGAGTGAGTTTGATTGGCACCAGCAACAATTTCACCATTAAGATCTTTTATTGTCACTAAGCTTTTATCCACTTCGTTTGATACAGTTGCCTGTTGCTCGGCGGAAATAGCAATAGCGTCATTTTGTTCACTGATGCGTGCAACTGACTGAGTGATTTCCTCTAGCGCGTCGCCCGCCGCTGTGGCAATTACAAGTGTTTTTTGCGCTGAAGTCTGGCTGGTTTCCATCGATTCAACGGTTGTTTTAGCGCCTGCCTGAATAGAATTAATCATCGTTTCTATCTCTTGCGTAGATTCCTGGGTGCGATAAGCCAGCGCCCTTACTTCATCAGCTACTACTGCAAATCCTCGACCTGATTCTCCCGCTCTGGCTGCTTCGATTGCAGCATTTAACGCCAGCAAATTGGTTTGATCGGCAATAGTACCGATAACGTCCAGTACAGTAGAAATTTTCTTAATTTCCAATACCAATCCGTCTAAGCCATTTTCTGTCAGTTTCAGATTTTTAATTACGTCTTCAACATCGGCAATGGTATTATCAACCTGCTTTTTCCCTTCGTCGGCCTTATCACTGGCCATTTCCGATTCATGCGACGTAGAAACCGCATTGCGGGCAACCTCAGCAATGGCAGCGGTAAGCTCAGTGACAGCAGAAACAGACATTTCCAGTTGCTGGTTTTGTTCATTGATACCATTTGTGGATTGATGCGTGACAATGCTCAATTCCTCTGCGGTAGACGCCAACATATCAGAGGAATCTTTAATTTCTTCAATCGCCTGCCGGAGGTTAGTCTGCATCTTGGCGAGAGCTTGTACCATTTGAGCTAATTCATCATCGCCATCATCTTCAATACGCTGGGTTAAATCACCATCTGCAATGCTTTCTGCCACAGATAGTGCCATGCGAATAGGACGCATCAGACTTGTTGTAAATCTAGCAGCCAAAATAATAACTAACACAATAGCGGCAAGTGAAATTACGCCAATAATCGTTAATGATTGAGCGAAAACAGCATCAGTTTGTTTGTCGCTTTCATTAATTTGCTGTACCTGAAATTCGACAAGTGCTTTCACTTCGGCGGCGACTTCCTCGCCTAATGGAACCATTTTATCCATTTGCAGCGCCATGGCAGCATCGTGATTATTCGCCTGGACTAATGCTCTCTGTTCACGCTGCAAAGCGTAAAAGCGGTCAATACTTGCCTCAACAGAGTCGATAAGCTGTTTAGCTTTAGCGGTTTTGGCAAGTTCGCGCATATCCTTGATATACTGATCCACTAGCGTTTTTGCTTCCTGAAGTTTTTGTTCAAACTTCGGAGCCGTCTGCGCATTTGCATCCATCAAGTAGGCGTTTTGCAACCGGAAACGATAAAGGTTCGCCATTATTCCTGAAGAAGCCCTTAATGCGGGCACACGATCTGCCGCTATAGTAGTAATTTCGTCGTTCAACTGGTTTAAACGTAATGACGATAAAATCGCAATAACCAGAACAATGGCACCCATCAAAAAGAAAGCGATGGTGGAACGCTTTCCAATAGAAATTTTTCTCAACATAGTTTGTGACTCTCGCAATTGGTAATGTGCGCGGTTAGCGCCTTTCATTTATTAATAACGGCAATACAAAAACCAACATGGCATTTATATCAACGCTTTATTTATCTTTAGAGTGTGATGGAGCTGCTACTCAGGATGCAAGGTGACTGATTTTTGGGGCGGCGATTATCTATGGATTTCAGTAGAACAAAAGTATGTGTATTAATTCTTTGATATAACTGGCGCGCGACAGGTCTGAAGATGCTTCCGCCGTAGCCAACCTAACATCCTTATAGATCTGTATATCTATCAGGGAACTCTGCTGCAATATATTTACGGAACAACTGAATCTGGGGTGACCGCGTTCCTAATTATCCCATTTTGTCGCCTCGCAGCTTTGTGCTTTTTTAGTTATAGCCATCTATAGACCGGCACTGCTATGGAACTGTGGGTTAATACCATTTGCTCGTTACACACAATCTCGCAAGCGCCTGGTATAGCCGTTAAGGCATTTTTTTGCGTTTTTCCACCCATTACGCAGAACTCAAAGCCACTTTGTTAAGCTAAATCGTCCGCGTGGCTCGATCTGATACTCACATCGATTGGTATAACCTATCAGAGAATAAATTCCTGAAGCGCTAATACGCATTTCTTGAAACGCCAGCTAACTTCCGCTGCGGCTAAAAAAGCTGCGGATTATCAATAAAGGCACTGGTGAAACAAACAGAGAGGGTGAAATATGGAACAAGCATTTTTTGACGGGTGGACAGTGCTATTGCGAACTTTGGTAGTAGGCGTACTCGCCTACATCTGTCTAATCGTGTTTCTCCGAATAACAGGCAAGCGAACGTTATCGAAAATGAATGCCTTTGATTTTGTTGTTACGGTTGCCCTAGGCTCCACACTGGCCACCATTTTACTTAGTAAAGATGTCAGTCTTGCTCAAGGGGCGTTGGCTCTCGCAATATTGATCGGGCTACAGTACATAATTACCTGGGCCAGTGTTCGCACTCGCTGGATAAAACAAACTGTAACAGGTGAACCAACAATGCTGCTTTTTCGCGGCGAGTTCATTGATAATGCGCTTAGTCGATCACGGGTAACGCAAGATGAGGTTATGGCGGCTATTCGTTCCGCAGGTATTGCATCTCTTGATGATATTGAGGCGGTGGTGTTAGAAACCGACGGCTCGTTCAGTGTGGTGAAACAAAGCGAAAACCCGGGATATCAAAGCCTTAGTGGCATTAAAAACGCTCCCTACAAGGATAACAAAAAATCGTGATGACTAAGTGTAATAACTGCCTTTTCCTACCAAAGTAGCGCTAACGTAGTTGGCAGTTAGGCTCCGCTGTGTAGGAAGTCAGAGCCCAACACATCTGGCAAACGTTCGATGCGCGCGGCTCGACAATTGAGTAAGAGTGCTAAGCAAAGCAACAGTCACTTACGCTCCTAAACGTTGATCAAGTCTAACTCAATTGAGGTTCTGGTGCATTCTGCTCAATTAACCCTTCGGCTTTCATTTCTGCCCAAAAATCTGCTGAAATTTTGGTGCGCATAGACGCCACGTTTTCCTCAGGTTGATGAGGTTTGCGTGCGCCAGGAATGACGCTGCTTACCTGCGCTGGCGCACTACAAAACTGTAAAGCCGCAGTGCGAAGATCTGTACCATGAGCTGCGGCAATCTTATTCATGCGCGCCCGCTTCTCTTTAAATCCGTCCGGAATCTTGCCACTGTAATTATAGCGGTCTTTGCCAGCCAAAAACCCATTATTCAGAGGTGAGCCAACTACTACCGTCGCATTGGCTTTTTTGCAGCTCGGGAACAGTTTATCCAAAGATTCCCGATGATCCATTAAGGTATACTGACAGGCGGCAAGGTGAACGTTTGGCTCAGCATTTTCATTTGCAGCCAGAATTGGCGGTAACGTATTTACGCCCATGCCCCAGCCTTTAATCATTCCTTCTTCTCGCATCTTTGTCAGCTCAGGCATTGCGCCTTTTATCGCCTGTTGAAGCAAGCTGTCATAGCGGTCGCTTATGTCTTTATTGTCTGGAGAAAGGTCGTGAATGAAAACCAGATCGATAGAACTGACACCCAAACGCTGCAGGCTGTCCTCTATTGAGCGTCGGGTGGCGCTGGCACTGTAATCATACTTATAGTCGAACGAGTCAGGGTTTGCCCAGTCAGTATCCGGCGCAGACGGCGCTGCTGAGAGTATGCGTCCTACTTTGGTTGATAAAATATATTCATCACGGGGGCGCCGGTGTAAGGCCATACCAAACCGGCGTTCACTGAGACCAAGCCCGTACCAGGGCGATGTATCATAGTAACGCATTCCTGCGTTCCAGGCATTTTCCAGAATGGCCTGAGCGTCGGCATCAGAAACGGGAAGACCAGAGGAACCGCCCAGTGGCGCGCCACCCTGGCCAAAGCGATAGCCGGGTTGCCACGAACCCGCCGCTGTTGTGGAAGACTGAGAAAGTACAGGAGACTGCGAAGCAGCCAAAGCCTGGGTGCTAATTATGCTGCCCATGCCTATCGCTGCGGAACTTATGAGCGATGTTTCCAAAAATTTTCTGCGATTCATCATGGTTTGCCCCTTAGTAGCAATCTACTCTAATCAGTGACTTTTTACGCCAGATGCGTCAAATTGATCAGAATAAATCATGTCCCTGTCCAGGGATATCAGTAGGCGGCTCTTTTTCAGTTTGGTCAAAATGCCGATGCGCTGGCTGGTGGATTTGTACTAATTCTCATTGAGATGGCAAAATAAACCGCAGCGGAAAGCTGCGGTGAAATATTTTATAACTACTGTTACAACAGCCTTCCAACTACTCTGTCCGCATGCCCGCATGGCGACTTTGACAGACCTCTGTTTTCGCTGATTGAACAAGTATTACAACGAATTAGCGGGATTACTCTTCTACAATCACGTTGAAGGATCCATAAATCAGTCGAGAGCCATCAAAAGGCATAGGATTGTTTGCTGAATCACAGATTGGATCCTCCATAAACGCCTCCATACCTGCCTTTTGAATATCTTTAGAC
Coding sequences:
- a CDS encoding methyl-accepting chemotaxis protein codes for the protein MLRKISIGKRSTIAFFLMGAIVLVIAILSSLRLNQLNDEITTIAADRVPALRASSGIMANLYRFRLQNAYLMDANAQTAPKFEQKLQEAKTLVDQYIKDMRELAKTAKAKQLIDSVEASIDRFYALQREQRALVQANNHDAAMALQMDKMVPLGEEVAAEVKALVEFQVQQINESDKQTDAVFAQSLTIIGVISLAAIVLVIILAARFTTSLMRPIRMALSVAESIADGDLTQRIEDDGDDELAQMVQALAKMQTNLRQAIEEIKDSSDMLASTAEELSIVTHQSTNGINEQNQQLEMSVSAVTELTAAIAEVARNAVSTSHESEMASDKADEGKKQVDNTIADVEDVIKNLKLTENGLDGLVLEIKKISTVLDVIGTIADQTNLLALNAAIEAARAGESGRGFAVVADEVRALAYRTQESTQEIETMINSIQAGAKTTVESMETSQTSAQKTLVIATAAGDALEEITQSVARISEQNDAIAISAEQQATVSNEVDKSLVTIKDLNGEIVAGANQTHSSSSELARLAENLRVLTNRFTV
- a CDS encoding TerC family protein, translated to MFEWLVSPEAWIALATLMALEIVLGIDNIIFISILVGRLPPRQREKARKLGIALAMLTRLLLLFSLAWVMGLVDPFFSVLNHEISGRDIILVLGGLFLLAKSTHEIHGSFEVENASTTEVAAAGFISVLVQIAVLDIVFSLDSVITAVGLVEHLSIMVIAIVASVGVMLVAAKPIGDFVDANPTIKMLALSFLILVGFTLIAEGFDVHIPKGYIYFAMAFSFLVEMLNIKLRSRKVGTAKTIHLSKQLPDDDPHA
- a CDS encoding DUF421 domain-containing protein, with the protein product MEQAFFDGWTVLLRTLVVGVLAYICLIVFLRITGKRTLSKMNAFDFVVTVALGSTLATILLSKDVSLAQGALALAILIGLQYIITWASVRTRWIKQTVTGEPTMLLFRGEFIDNALSRSRVTQDEVMAAIRSAGIASLDDIEAVVLETDGSFSVVKQSENPGYQSLSGIKNAPYKDNKKS
- a CDS encoding acetate/propionate family kinase: MQYQNSGKSDESILVCNAGSGSLEMQLWEDGQLKDSTTTEGEQHKLLDDFTAFLTHSTPCDYILHRVVHMGDVEQNPLRVNDEILALIKHWQPLAPLHNGIALALIEKGKARWPDAQQFVFSDSALYSDLPEHARHYPLPGKLSSGWPIKKYGFHGLAHQSQWRLLQEQKQYSRVITIQLGGGSSLTAWQDGKVLDTTMGFTPTDGVPMTTRSGGVDPNIVLHLIEREHYSVAQLNKLFNHEAGLLGLSGVSGDYRDLKISEEPAAKFAIAVFSYRLTQAIGSLMAVMGGVDAIGFGGGLAENQPALREACLQPIAGLGVVVSSENNDAENELCAIHSENSSTDIWISPNQECNEMHSQFKTYKEKVLL
- a CDS encoding aldo/keto reductase, which translates into the protein MMNRRKFLETSLISSAAIGMGSIISTQALAASQSPVLSQSSTTAAGSWQPGYRFGQGGAPLGGSSGLPVSDADAQAILENAWNAGMRYYDTSPWYGLGLSERRFGMALHRRPRDEYILSTKVGRILSAAPSAPDTDWANPDSFDYKYDYSASATRRSIEDSLQRLGVSSIDLVFIHDLSPDNKDISDRYDSLLQQAIKGAMPELTKMREEGMIKGWGMGVNTLPPILAANENAEPNVHLAACQYTLMDHRESLDKLFPSCKKANATVVVGSPLNNGFLAGKDRYNYSGKIPDGFKEKRARMNKIAAAHGTDLRTAALQFCSAPAQVSSVIPGARKPHQPEENVASMRTKISADFWAEMKAEGLIEQNAPEPQLS
- a CDS encoding sugar O-acetyltransferase; protein product: MNAFDKMVAGEKYWINDPNLVEIRYKARDLTDKINALGPRDVEARTQLLKQLFGEMGEDIHVEKPIRIDYGVNIKMGSHIFINFNWTVLDCCDVTIGDRVFIGPNVSFYTAHHPLEPQERAEHIGFAEPITIGNDVWIGGNVTILPGVTIGDGCVIGAGSVVTKSIEAGMIAIGSPCKPVKKVENHGK
- a CDS encoding phosphoketolase family protein; protein product: MNVSQNKQVQRSFDDWAKGYGVITHKAETVSAVNDYIETLVQASSDQGRTNAIDALALLKAADHVCSASMWLIAHMTYANKVKLDGEPLTSNEFKQKAQGHTGGSLNMAPAYTGYMLANALSGKTRSWLMGQGHCVAAIEAVNAITGNQYDEKAQLYSPDEEGLSQLCYDFYRYELGSDGKQVSRVGSHVNVHTAGGIVEGGYLGFTELQYVHMPLPGQELVTFMSDGAFEEQRGSDWASHWWRAWDTGLVMPIMIANGRRIDQRSLMEQKGGAESFKQHLALKGFDPFIIDGSDPAAFALAILTMVKNLKQRSEDVKKGGSAYPVRIPYAIAEVAKGYGMPAAGENAAHSLPLGSSLRDDSDARAAFHQATRKLHVAPDMLFKSVKTLTNHEQNGRVWEKDHELRCFQRRSLTFPATERENSDNSASCMTAIDKWFAALLGANKEVRFRVGNPDEITSNRMAKTLAHLKHRVINPENEETESLHGGIITALNEEAVVSAALANKQGVGLVVSYEAFAMKMLGAMRQELIFARNLKLNNRPPNWISVPIIATSHTWENGKNEQSHQDPGFAEKWMTEMADVAPVYFPVDANTAVATLQNVYQTYGRIAAVVVAKKALPVVTTAAEAEEAVKNGCFIATEGKNADIQLLAIGGYQLQACIEAAQKLREQSVSCSVIALLEPGKFRKPRDEAEAEYCHTDDALDLLISPSNLRIIVSHTGADVVTGVLRRLDLGPKRTTFLGYRNQGGTLDRQGMQSVNHQAPEHIVQTAKSMLFNNQNDIG